A portion of the Tenacibaculum todarodis genome contains these proteins:
- the map gene encoding type I methionyl aminopeptidase: protein MIKVKTSEEIELMRESALVVSRTLGMLAKEVKPGVTTLYLDKLAEDFIREQDAIPGFLGLYDFPNTLCMSPNSQVVHGIPNDKPLIEGDIISIDCGAIKNGFYGDHAYTFAVGEIAAETQKLLDVTKQSLYEGIRQLKVGNRVGDVGFAIQNYCEKHGYGVVRELVGHGLGTTMHEDPEMPNYGKRGRGKKFIEGMVVAIEPMINLGTQKIRQHNDGWTITTLDNKPSAHFEHDVAIVNGKPELLSTFKYIYDALGITSNEEDEFRNV, encoded by the coding sequence ATGATAAAAGTAAAAACAAGTGAAGAAATCGAATTAATGCGAGAAAGTGCATTAGTGGTTTCAAGAACTTTAGGAATGCTTGCAAAAGAAGTTAAACCCGGAGTTACTACCTTATATTTAGACAAATTAGCAGAAGATTTTATTAGAGAGCAAGATGCAATTCCTGGTTTTTTAGGTTTGTATGATTTTCCTAATACACTTTGTATGAGTCCAAATTCTCAAGTAGTACATGGAATTCCGAATGACAAACCATTAATTGAAGGAGATATTATTTCTATAGATTGTGGTGCTATTAAGAACGGTTTTTACGGAGATCATGCATATACTTTTGCTGTTGGAGAAATTGCTGCAGAAACTCAAAAATTACTTGACGTTACCAAACAAAGTTTATACGAAGGTATAAGACAATTAAAAGTTGGTAATCGTGTTGGTGATGTTGGTTTTGCAATTCAGAATTACTGTGAAAAACACGGTTACGGAGTTGTTAGAGAATTAGTTGGTCATGGACTTGGAACTACAATGCATGAAGACCCAGAAATGCCAAACTATGGTAAACGTGGTCGTGGTAAAAAGTTTATAGAAGGAATGGTGGTTGCTATTGAACCTATGATAAACTTAGGAACTCAAAAAATTAGACAACATAATGATGGTTGGACAATTACTACGTTAGACAACAAACCTTCTGCTCATTTTGAACATGATGTTGCTATTGTAAACGGAAAACCAGAATTACTTTCTACCTTTAAATATATTTATGACGCATTAGGAATTACTTCTAATGAAGAAGATGAGTTTAGAAACGTATAA
- a CDS encoding FAD:protein FMN transferase, producing the protein MKNTYLVFLLSCIFLLSCKDKHHLDSVKISGNVFGTTYNITYLNTNVSYQKSIDSLFLLVNKSLSTYIPTSDISKINAGDSTIVIDEFFTEVFHKSIKIHKETNGYFDPTVGNLVNAWGFGPKNEKKNLDSLQVTKMMQLVGLDKVSLVEGKIKKETPEIYLDFNSIAKGYGIDVIGRFFESKNLHNYLIEIGGEIRARGKNAKNKIWRVAIDNPNTDGTRSFADVVALDNQSMASSGNYRKFRLTENGQKYVHTVNPKTGFATESNLLSATVYAPLDCADVDAYATAFMAMGLEKTKEFLEEHKEVKAILMYVNKNGDLVEYKNNN; encoded by the coding sequence ATGAAAAACACGTATTTAGTATTTCTTCTTTCTTGTATTTTTCTTCTTTCTTGTAAGGATAAACATCATTTAGATTCGGTAAAAATTAGTGGTAATGTCTTTGGAACTACCTATAACATAACGTATTTAAATACTAATGTGAGTTATCAAAAATCAATAGATAGTTTGTTTTTATTGGTTAATAAATCGTTGTCTACTTATATACCAACTTCAGATATTTCAAAAATTAATGCTGGTGATTCTACCATTGTTATTGATGAATTTTTTACTGAGGTTTTTCATAAATCGATTAAAATCCACAAAGAAACTAACGGTTATTTTGATCCAACTGTAGGTAATTTGGTAAATGCTTGGGGTTTTGGGCCTAAAAATGAAAAGAAGAATTTAGATAGTTTACAAGTTACAAAGATGATGCAGCTTGTAGGTTTGGATAAAGTTTCTTTGGTTGAAGGTAAAATTAAAAAAGAAACTCCTGAAATTTATTTAGATTTTAACTCAATTGCAAAAGGATATGGAATTGATGTAATTGGACGCTTTTTTGAAAGTAAAAACTTACATAATTATCTAATTGAAATTGGTGGAGAGATTAGAGCTAGAGGTAAAAATGCTAAAAACAAAATCTGGAGAGTAGCAATTGACAATCCTAATACAGATGGAACAAGAAGTTTTGCAGATGTTGTAGCTTTGGATAATCAATCCATGGCAAGTTCGGGTAACTATAGGAAATTTAGACTTACAGAAAATGGACAGAAATATGTACACACTGTAAATCCAAAAACGGGTTTTGCTACAGAAAGCAATTTATTAAGTGCAACGGTTTACGCTCCTTTAGATTGTGCAGATGTGGATGCGTATGCAACTGCATTTATGGCAATGGGGCTTGAAAAAACTAAAGAATTTTTAGAAGAACACAAGGAAGTTAAAGCCATTTTAATGTATGTAAATAAAAATGGAGATTTAGTTGAATATAAAAATAACAACTAA
- a CDS encoding thiol-activated cytolysin family protein, translated as MKNLLSVILILFLAIGANAQIKKVNTKKKPLKIKVNKDKKLQLIKLKKSNLVFLKEFKVKDNFTSNSDTYGERRIKIISTDYEDKVKTKVTDVGSKEIEEGFECVNQSITIDANSSSFKEFTTQGIADWIKPGVLLNVVDYLDFNRKAITLPRQPINISTNLSKSGSSIQTIENPEKNSEMQEAVNKLKRNGNVASNFTFDYSEVHNIDQLSFDVFGEYRNNLLGLETSVGFSSDKRKERHYYKVELFQNMFSISVDALNAEQLFEEKPTNINMKDLMYVSKVNYGRRVIIILESKFKLSSKEVELESQINRLLQGGEMSYGFERLKVNQNLNIKAFFYGGTTGDDFRALGNLIESGTLNVNETLKSYFNSLQSNSEEALPISYELRNLNNDRLGMESAFTQNIRTCTPKLTENLKLKVTLTGIQNIHTRDSKTKADKYGLQQYIDFKLKRGEITDLTMNKQSIKERAEYRRFSNRIGVKNEDGKIHVNQVINGSKNNIISVQENKVDNPSNINNSLTFTITPSLFKEDVNSQFRVYSWLKEYTHRKRGAKKDVNPTVLVNWEYIDVDLKVVIQYLLNPNSGMIFDKAYHDKRLIDDGGYMYSGAENVIMPLKKANDATSLIGPIRLNKSGTNATAIAWYRFELVD; from the coding sequence ATGAAAAATTTACTATCCGTTATTTTAATTTTATTTCTTGCTATTGGAGCAAATGCGCAAATAAAAAAAGTAAATACTAAAAAGAAGCCTTTGAAGATAAAGGTTAATAAAGATAAAAAGTTACAATTAATTAAACTTAAAAAATCAAATCTTGTTTTTTTGAAAGAATTTAAAGTTAAAGATAACTTTACAAGTAACTCCGATACTTATGGTGAAAGGAGGATCAAAATTATTTCAACAGACTATGAGGATAAAGTTAAAACAAAAGTAACAGATGTAGGTTCTAAAGAAATTGAAGAAGGCTTTGAGTGTGTAAACCAATCTATAACTATTGATGCAAATAGCAGTTCTTTCAAAGAGTTTACTACACAAGGTATAGCAGATTGGATTAAGCCTGGAGTGCTTCTTAATGTTGTCGATTATTTAGATTTTAACAGGAAGGCAATTACTTTACCAAGACAACCAATAAATATTTCTACTAATTTATCTAAAAGTGGAAGTTCTATTCAAACTATAGAAAATCCAGAAAAAAATAGTGAAATGCAAGAAGCTGTTAATAAATTAAAAAGAAATGGAAATGTAGCTTCAAATTTTACTTTTGATTATTCTGAAGTACACAACATAGATCAGCTAAGTTTTGATGTTTTTGGTGAATACAGAAACAATTTATTAGGTTTAGAAACTAGTGTCGGTTTTAGTAGTGATAAAAGAAAAGAAAGGCATTATTATAAAGTAGAGTTATTTCAAAATATGTTTAGTATTAGTGTTGATGCGTTAAATGCTGAACAACTTTTTGAGGAGAAACCTACAAATATTAATATGAAAGATTTAATGTATGTTTCTAAAGTTAACTATGGAAGACGTGTTATTATTATTCTTGAATCTAAATTTAAATTAAGTTCAAAAGAAGTAGAGTTAGAATCACAAATCAATAGGTTACTTCAAGGAGGAGAGATGAGCTATGGTTTTGAGCGTTTAAAAGTAAATCAAAACTTAAATATCAAAGCTTTTTTCTATGGAGGAACTACTGGAGATGACTTTAGAGCTTTGGGTAATTTAATTGAATCAGGAACTCTTAATGTAAACGAAACACTTAAAAGTTATTTTAATAGTTTACAATCAAATTCTGAGGAAGCATTACCTATAAGTTATGAATTAAGAAATTTAAATAATGATAGATTGGGAATGGAAAGTGCATTTACTCAGAATATTAGAACATGTACTCCGAAATTAACTGAAAATTTAAAATTAAAAGTTACACTGACAGGTATTCAAAACATCCATACAAGAGATTCTAAAACCAAAGCTGATAAGTATGGCCTACAACAGTATATTGATTTTAAGTTAAAGAGAGGAGAAATCACTGATTTAACTATGAACAAACAAAGCATTAAAGAAAGAGCTGAATATCGTAGGTTCTCAAATAGAATTGGTGTTAAAAATGAAGATGGAAAAATACATGTAAATCAAGTTATTAATGGGAGTAAAAACAACATAATTTCTGTACAAGAAAACAAAGTAGATAACCCTTCTAATATTAACAATTCTCTAACTTTTACAATTACACCATCACTTTTTAAAGAGGATGTAAATTCACAGTTTAGAGTTTATTCTTGGTTAAAAGAATACACACATAGAAAAAGAGGAGCAAAGAAAGATGTAAATCCAACTGTACTTGTAAATTGGGAATATATTGATGTAGACTTAAAAGTAGTTATTCAGTATTTATTAAATCCGAATTCAGGGATGATTTTTGATAAAGCGTATCATGATAAGAGGTTGATAGATGATGGAGGATACATGTATTCGGGCGCTGAGAATGTTATTATGCCTTTAAAAAAAGCAAATGATGCAACTTCATTGATTGGTCCAATAAGATTGAATAAGTCTGGAACAAACGCAACAGCTATAGCTTGGTATAGATTTGAGTTGGTAGATTAA
- a CDS encoding OmpA/MotB family protein, with protein sequence MMKKTILFIAVAVLMSSCKSNKEYAALQSRLTSSQQELVDVKANLQKCLIEKNAGTSNVSGLEGKVELLENQIKDLKIDKAQSLKQVENLTVLTQSASDNIKEVVSQLSEKDKYINGIRSAMTKKDSINLAVAFHLKKELDAGIQDQDIQIDVEKTVVYISIADKLLFRSGSSTVSEKAKAVLGKVAKVVASRPEMEVQVEGYTDNVPISSANAKDNWDLSVNRATSVVRVLQNDFSIDPKRLIAAGRSEYVPLESNDTVEGRATNRRTRIVILPKLEEFFDILEQKPE encoded by the coding sequence ATGATGAAAAAAACAATTTTATTTATTGCGGTTGCAGTTTTAATGAGTTCTTGTAAATCTAACAAAGAATATGCTGCATTACAATCTAGATTAACTAGTAGCCAGCAAGAATTAGTAGATGTAAAAGCCAATTTACAAAAGTGCTTGATTGAAAAGAACGCTGGAACCTCTAATGTATCTGGTCTTGAAGGGAAAGTTGAATTATTAGAAAATCAGATTAAAGATTTAAAAATTGATAAAGCGCAATCTTTAAAACAAGTAGAAAACTTAACGGTTTTAACACAATCTGCAAGTGATAACATTAAAGAAGTTGTTTCTCAACTTAGCGAAAAAGATAAATACATTAACGGTATTAGAAGTGCAATGACTAAAAAGGACTCTATTAATTTAGCGGTTGCATTTCACTTAAAGAAAGAATTAGACGCAGGTATTCAAGATCAAGACATACAAATTGATGTTGAAAAAACGGTAGTTTATATTTCTATAGCTGATAAATTATTATTTAGAAGTGGTAGTTCTACCGTTTCTGAGAAAGCAAAAGCAGTTTTAGGAAAAGTTGCAAAAGTAGTTGCATCTAGACCAGAAATGGAAGTACAAGTTGAAGGTTATACAGATAATGTGCCAATTTCTTCAGCTAACGCAAAAGACAACTGGGATTTAAGTGTAAATCGTGCTACTTCTGTAGTTAGAGTTTTACAAAACGATTTTAGCATTGATCCTAAACGTTTAATTGCTGCTGGACGTAGCGAGTATGTTCCTTTAGAAAGTAATGATACTGTAGAAGGAAGAGCAACAAACCGTAGAACACGTATTGTTATCTTACCTAAACTAGAAGAATTCTTTGATATTTTAGAGCAAAAACCTGAGTAG
- a CDS encoding DEAD/DEAH box helicase, which produces MTTFLDLDLSKQLQYAVDDLGFTNPTPIQEQAFSVVRSGKDVVGIAQTGTGKTFAYMMPIIRDLAFSKQVSPRVLVLVPTRELVIQVVDEIEKLSKYINLRVLGVYGGTNINTQKQAVAQGTDIIVATPGRLYDLALSNVLKLKTIQKLVIDEVDVMLDLGFRFQLLNIFDLLPQRRQNVMFSATMTQDVDELIVDFFKNPTKISIAISGTPLDNIKQESYNIVNFYTKVNLLNYLLHDKEEFNKVLVFAPNKRTADRIFNCLEESYNSEACVIHSNKTQNYRIRSINQFNEGKNRILVATDVMARGLDIDEISHVINFDTPHFPENYMHRIGRTGRAEKEGKTILFSTEKEQEAKARIEELMDYKLPLLELPEAVEISKELTEEERPKEEREVSKNRTSLEYVPGPAFHEKSEKNSKVNLGGSYRREIAKKYKKPKTRGDKNYNKRNKKK; this is translated from the coding sequence ATGACAACTTTTCTAGACTTAGACCTTTCCAAACAATTGCAATATGCAGTAGATGATTTAGGTTTTACCAATCCAACACCAATTCAAGAACAAGCCTTTTCTGTAGTAAGATCTGGAAAAGACGTTGTTGGTATTGCACAAACCGGTACCGGAAAAACATTTGCGTACATGATGCCAATTATTAGAGATTTAGCGTTCTCTAAACAAGTATCTCCGCGCGTATTAGTTTTAGTACCAACAAGAGAATTGGTAATACAAGTTGTAGATGAAATAGAAAAACTATCAAAATATATTAATTTACGTGTTTTAGGAGTTTATGGAGGAACAAACATAAACACACAAAAACAAGCTGTAGCGCAAGGAACCGATATAATTGTTGCAACTCCAGGACGTTTGTATGATTTGGCTTTAAGCAATGTTTTAAAGCTAAAAACAATACAAAAATTAGTTATTGATGAGGTAGATGTAATGTTAGATTTAGGTTTTCGTTTTCAGTTATTAAACATTTTCGATTTGTTACCACAACGAAGACAAAACGTAATGTTCTCAGCAACTATGACGCAAGATGTAGACGAGTTAATTGTAGATTTCTTTAAAAACCCAACAAAAATATCGATTGCAATTAGCGGAACACCGTTAGATAATATTAAGCAAGAATCGTACAATATTGTTAACTTCTACACAAAGGTTAACTTATTAAATTATTTATTACACGATAAAGAAGAATTTAATAAAGTATTGGTTTTTGCACCTAATAAAAGAACAGCAGATAGAATTTTTAATTGTTTAGAAGAATCGTACAATTCAGAAGCTTGTGTTATTCACTCAAACAAAACTCAAAACTATCGTATACGATCTATAAACCAATTTAACGAAGGTAAAAACAGAATTTTAGTTGCTACTGATGTTATGGCACGTGGATTAGATATTGATGAAATTAGCCACGTTATAAACTTCGATACACCGCATTTTCCTGAAAACTACATGCACAGAATTGGTAGAACTGGTAGGGCGGAAAAAGAAGGAAAAACCATCTTATTTTCAACAGAAAAAGAACAAGAAGCTAAAGCCAGAATTGAAGAATTAATGGATTATAAACTTCCATTATTAGAACTTCCAGAAGCGGTAGAAATATCAAAAGAACTTACAGAAGAAGAACGTCCGAAGGAAGAAAGAGAGGTTTCTAAAAACAGAACTTCATTAGAATATGTTCCTGGACCTGCATTTCACGAGAAGAGTGAAAAGAATAGTAAAGTTAATTTAGGAGGTTCTTATAGGCGAGAAATTGCAAAAAAATACAAGAAGCCAAAAACACGTGGCGACAAAAACTACAACAAACGTAACAAGAAAAAGTAA
- a CDS encoding class I SAM-dependent methyltransferase, whose product MSLFKTILNTIPRPFLIKMSYWVRPTIAWWLKGDNYTDPIDGKSFKKFLPYGYGKQRENALSPSTLSLERHRLMWLFLKDETSFFTAIEKQKVLHIAPEQCFLDIFRKQKNLEYITSDLESPIADVKADICDLPFKDNEFDIVFCNHVLEHIPDDTKAMQELYRVLKPNGMGIFQIPQDINRAETFEDNSITDPKERAKIFGQYDHVRVYGSDYFDKLRSIGFKVDEIDYTKKIAPDLLKRFALMKGEILPVCYKL is encoded by the coding sequence ATGTCTTTATTCAAAACCATATTAAATACCATACCAAGACCATTTCTAATAAAAATGAGTTATTGGGTTCGCCCTACAATTGCTTGGTGGTTAAAAGGTGATAATTATACGGATCCTATTGATGGTAAATCATTCAAAAAGTTTTTACCTTATGGTTACGGAAAGCAAAGAGAAAACGCACTTTCTCCTTCGACTTTATCATTAGAAAGACATCGATTAATGTGGTTGTTTTTAAAAGATGAAACTTCTTTTTTTACTGCAATAGAAAAACAAAAAGTATTACATATTGCACCTGAGCAATGCTTTTTAGATATTTTTAGAAAACAAAAAAACCTAGAATATATAACGTCTGACTTAGAATCTCCAATAGCAGATGTAAAAGCAGATATTTGCGATTTACCTTTTAAAGACAACGAATTTGATATTGTTTTTTGCAATCATGTTTTAGAACATATTCCGGACGACACAAAAGCAATGCAAGAATTATATCGTGTTTTAAAACCGAATGGAATGGGGATTTTTCAGATTCCACAAGACATAAATAGAGCAGAAACTTTTGAAGATAATTCTATTACAGATCCTAAAGAACGTGCAAAAATATTTGGGCAATACGATCATGTAAGAGTTTATGGCAGCGATTATTTTGACAAGCTCAGGTCAATAGGTTTTAAAGTTGATGAAATTGATTACACAAAAAAAATCGCTCCAGATTTACTAAAACGATTTGCATTAATGAAAGGTGAAATTTTGCCAGTTTGTTATAAGCTTTAG
- a CDS encoding thioredoxin family protein produces MKKLSILFAFIICLTACETTKKPVINAEKNAKGNLVGLANKESFNQAPYSSWFNRNYDNFTPDATVVSEIKKNLKGVTIKGFMGTWCGDSKRETPKFYKILDQVGFNQDKVELATVNRSKKTPDNLQEGLDIIKVPTFIFYKKGKEIGRFVEYPRETIEKDILKIVSGQDYKHSYAK; encoded by the coding sequence ATGAAAAAACTTAGTATTCTTTTCGCATTTATAATTTGCTTAACTGCATGCGAAACAACCAAAAAACCAGTTATTAATGCAGAGAAAAATGCAAAAGGAAACCTTGTTGGTTTAGCTAATAAAGAATCTTTTAATCAAGCGCCATATAGTTCTTGGTTTAATAGAAACTACGATAATTTTACACCAGATGCTACAGTTGTTTCAGAAATTAAAAAGAATCTAAAAGGAGTTACTATAAAAGGTTTTATGGGAACTTGGTGTGGAGATAGTAAAAGAGAAACACCTAAATTTTATAAGATTTTAGACCAAGTTGGTTTTAATCAAGATAAAGTTGAATTAGCAACAGTAAATCGTTCTAAAAAAACTCCAGATAACTTACAAGAAGGTTTAGATATTATTAAAGTACCGACTTTCATTTTTTATAAAAAAGGAAAAGAAATTGGTCGTTTTGTAGAATATCCTAGAGAAACTATAGAAAAAGATATTTTAAAGATAGTTTCTGGACAAGATTATAAACATTCGTACGCAAAGTAA
- a CDS encoding Na(+)-translocating NADH-quinone reductase subunit F, with protein sequence MKTPKRLEEALIKLYNSFHNDELNPECCTACAVGNILDNFDSWKHLSNSHGSLELSYVGRVHENLGRKFNGYSPLELLETEKIFLEACGFKTPLCHYNPKPKNPTDKETLFNGLCAVVSHLCALDNIANVMDYSKIFEYEERNPVYKFDVIYS encoded by the coding sequence ATGAAGACACCTAAACGTTTAGAAGAGGCTTTAATTAAATTATACAATTCGTTTCATAATGATGAATTAAATCCGGAATGTTGCACGGCTTGTGCTGTTGGAAATATATTAGATAATTTTGATAGTTGGAAACATCTGTCTAACAGTCATGGTTCTTTAGAGCTAAGTTATGTTGGGCGTGTTCATGAGAACTTAGGAAGGAAATTTAATGGGTATTCTCCGTTGGAATTATTAGAAACTGAAAAGATTTTTTTGGAAGCCTGCGGATTTAAAACTCCGCTTTGTCATTACAATCCAAAACCTAAAAACCCAACTGATAAAGAAACTTTGTTTAATGGTTTGTGTGCTGTTGTTTCTCATTTATGTGCTTTAGACAACATAGCTAACGTGATGGATTATTCTAAGATTTTTGAATATGAAGAAAGGAATCCTGTTTATAAATTTGATGTTATTTATAGTTAA
- a CDS encoding Na(+)-translocating NADH-quinone reductase subunit F — protein sequence MQILTEQELHNLAMNIVGKRLQEMGYEFQAINSQLKRHPQFVLFKKGEPTIFVLVKATQNIQNPEEYDVLWMETFKEHAKKQNAKVWFAGVGLANAESVENPVFKDQPYYVAFEDFIKIL from the coding sequence ATGCAAATTTTAACGGAACAAGAATTGCACAACTTAGCAATGAATATTGTTGGTAAGAGATTGCAAGAAATGGGTTATGAGTTTCAGGCAATTAATAGTCAGTTAAAAAGACATCCGCAATTTGTATTATTTAAAAAAGGCGAACCTACTATTTTTGTCTTAGTAAAAGCAACTCAAAATATTCAAAATCCAGAAGAATACGATGTTTTATGGATGGAAACCTTTAAAGAACACGCCAAAAAGCAAAACGCAAAAGTATGGTTTGCCGGCGTTGGTTTAGCAAATGCAGAAAGTGTAGAAAATCCAGTTTTTAAAGACCAGCCGTATTATGTAGCCTTTGAAGATTTTATAAAGATCCTTTAA
- a CDS encoding GldL-related protein — MMKYKHIIIIFILGFILIVLGALFKILHWQFASELLTVGTFLKIISAILLIWKLLTNKNYKDILNQ, encoded by the coding sequence ATGATGAAGTATAAACATATAATTATCATATTTATATTAGGGTTTATATTAATTGTTTTAGGTGCACTTTTTAAAATTTTACATTGGCAATTTGCATCAGAATTATTAACAGTTGGTACATTTTTAAAAATCATTTCTGCAATCCTATTAATTTGGAAATTGCTAACTAACAAGAACTATAAAGATATTTTAAATCAATAA
- a CDS encoding FG-GAP-like repeat-containing protein: MKGIILFILIIASNVSFCQFRQPVVIDDDDLEHIKNIKIIDLNNDNQKDIIVSYSNNSIIWYKNENLNFTEMPAITNSMNKPVYIDYADIDGNGLEDLLVSNSADLSKIHVFKNMSDGTNWEETIIDENIPAGISRSMFADLDNDGDLDIISAHEIDVSIYLNTDGVFSNQISVANNSEYYNLVVKDYNNDGFVDFFVNSAFGLQLYTNNQDLTFTSQIITNELHALLETHDIDNDGDFDVFYRDNSQSGNIKTLKNDGVGNFSLFQSNNFNVGVVQNPSFKFINLDADTFSEVIYTPISPQEIRYRTNDGNGNLSTPNLIDSTYEYSYVTGGDLDNDSDNDIVWYAHSNFDTKRLGIIENELITLNLQDEESPRFKFFPNPVKDVLTITNLQNSKNLTIKILDIQGRLVYKNNEVPKFIVTTNWSDGLYLVQIDNTIFKVLKSSK, translated from the coding sequence ATGAAAGGGATAATATTATTCATACTTATTATAGCTTCTAATGTATCTTTTTGTCAATTTAGGCAACCTGTTGTTATTGATGATGATGACCTTGAACATATAAAAAACATCAAAATTATTGATTTAAATAATGATAATCAAAAAGATATTATTGTTTCATACAGTAACAACTCGATTATATGGTACAAAAATGAAAATCTCAATTTTACTGAAATGCCTGCAATAACAAATTCTATGAACAAACCTGTTTATATAGATTATGCAGATATAGATGGAAATGGTTTAGAAGACCTTTTAGTATCAAATAGCGCTGACTTATCAAAAATACATGTATTTAAAAACATGAGTGATGGTACAAATTGGGAAGAAACCATTATAGATGAAAATATTCCTGCTGGTATATCAAGAAGTATGTTTGCAGATCTAGATAATGATGGAGACCTAGATATAATTAGTGCTCACGAAATAGATGTATCTATATACTTAAACACAGATGGTGTTTTTTCAAACCAAATAAGTGTAGCAAATAATAGTGAATACTATAACTTAGTTGTAAAAGATTATAACAATGATGGTTTTGTAGATTTCTTTGTGAATTCAGCATTTGGTCTTCAACTTTACACAAATAATCAAGATCTTACTTTTACATCTCAAATAATTACGAATGAACTACATGCTTTGTTAGAAACACATGATATAGATAATGATGGAGATTTTGATGTTTTTTATAGAGATAATTCGCAATCTGGTAATATAAAAACATTAAAGAATGATGGTGTTGGTAATTTTAGCCTTTTTCAGTCCAATAATTTTAATGTTGGAGTAGTACAAAACCCTTCTTTTAAATTTATAAATCTAGATGCTGATACTTTTTCTGAAGTTATCTATACTCCAATATCACCACAGGAAATTAGGTATAGAACTAATGATGGAAATGGTAATTTAAGCACACCAAACCTTATTGATTCTACATACGAATATTCCTATGTAACGGGAGGTGACTTAGATAATGATTCTGACAACGACATTGTTTGGTATGCACACAGTAATTTTGATACAAAACGATTAGGAATAATTGAAAATGAATTAATAACTCTTAATTTGCAAGATGAAGAAAGCCCCAGATTTAAATTTTTTCCAAATCCTGTAAAAGATGTTTTAACTATTACGAATTTACAAAACAGTAAAAATTTAACCATTAAAATATTAGATATTCAAGGAAGATTAGTTTACAAAAACAATGAAGTACCTAAATTTATTGTTACAACTAATTGGAGTGATGGATTATACCTTGTTCAAATTGACAACACCATATTTAAAGTACTAAAAAGCAGTAAGTAA